The following proteins come from a genomic window of Paenibacillus spongiae:
- a CDS encoding N-acetylmuramoyl-L-alanine amidase yields the protein MNRSGWLALIICIMLVLSSTTAVVARSGDTYTAKVIADSLNVRSEPNLNASIVGKMDSGELVSVSKEEHGWLKINSNGISGWVAGYYLKQVASGAIVKTSSASEGKASSLSSAGSSSQVTVNVDSLRLREGPGTTYSVVTGAVRGDVLSVSESRSGWLRVKTAAGETGWVSGQFVKETAGLSIASSGNSSSKKSSGGLKGKVITVDPGHGGSDVGMIGTTHQTKEKDINLQTSFYLADELRSRGAKVIMTRTKDSEKPSLAGRVSTSKSAGSDVFVSIHYNSSPKSTSGTLSFYYSESRDVPLARAIEDKLSSQGIGLKSNGISFGDYHVLRENNVPSALIELGFLSNAKDEGVVRTKSYQKKAAKAIAEGLEDYFQ from the coding sequence ATGAACAGATCCGGTTGGCTGGCGCTCATTATCTGCATCATGCTGGTCTTATCCTCAACGACGGCAGTAGTTGCACGAAGCGGCGACACCTACACGGCAAAAGTGATTGCCGATTCGCTGAATGTCCGAAGCGAGCCGAACCTGAACGCTTCCATCGTAGGGAAAATGGATTCGGGGGAGCTTGTTTCCGTTTCGAAAGAAGAGCATGGATGGCTGAAAATTAATTCCAATGGCATCTCGGGCTGGGTTGCCGGCTATTATTTGAAGCAGGTTGCAAGTGGTGCTATCGTGAAGACTTCGAGCGCGTCCGAGGGCAAGGCGTCATCGTTATCATCGGCTGGCTCATCCTCACAAGTAACCGTGAACGTGGATTCACTCCGGCTTCGAGAAGGGCCAGGAACTACATATAGTGTCGTGACCGGAGCGGTACGGGGTGATGTGCTGTCCGTTAGCGAGTCGCGTTCCGGCTGGCTTCGGGTAAAGACTGCGGCGGGTGAGACCGGCTGGGTATCGGGACAATTCGTCAAGGAGACTGCCGGATTATCGATAGCATCTTCAGGCAATTCCAGCAGTAAGAAGTCGTCGGGCGGACTAAAAGGCAAGGTCATTACCGTCGATCCTGGTCACGGCGGAAGCGACGTAGGCATGATCGGCACGACACACCAGACGAAGGAGAAAGACATCAACCTCCAAACCTCCTTCTATCTGGCCGATGAGCTAAGAAGCCGCGGTGCCAAAGTAATTATGACCCGGACGAAGGACAGCGAGAAGCCGTCATTGGCAGGCCGGGTGAGTACCAGCAAGTCGGCAGGCTCGGATGTTTTTGTCAGCATTCATTATAATTCATCACCGAAGAGTACATCCGGCACGCTATCCTTCTATTACTCGGAGTCAAGAGACGTCCCGCTTGCCCGGGCGATAGAGGACAAGCTGTCCTCGCAAGGAATCGGTCTGAAGAGCAACGGTATTTCATTCGGCGATTATCATGTCTTACGCGAGAATAATGTCCCTTCCGCTTTAATCGAACTAGGGTTCTTATCCAACGCCAAGGATGAAGGGGTCGTTCGCACGAAGTCGTACCAGAAGAAAGCTGCCAAAGCGATTGCCGAAGGCCTTGAAGATTACTTTCAATGA
- the cwlD gene encoding N-acetylmuramoyl-L-alanine amidase CwlD, whose amino-acid sequence MAAVLLTVVLLSQDVPSTRTWTYWTLPLSGKTIALDAGHGGADGGAVSKQGAIEKDLNLAIALQLRDYLQQAGAIVVMTREGDYDLAQEGTRKPSRRKTEDLVQRVQYVKDQNASMFISIHMNSIPSPRWSGAQTFFYPNHPDNSLLASFIQDEIRRNLENTERLPAKKNDVYVLKAMENIPTTLVEVGFLSNPSEAGRLVDADYQKKVAASIYQGILRYSAGEKWGAKQGKSGS is encoded by the coding sequence ATGGCCGCGGTGCTGCTAACGGTTGTTCTGCTGTCGCAGGACGTACCGTCCACGCGGACATGGACGTATTGGACGCTTCCGTTATCAGGTAAGACAATCGCACTTGATGCGGGGCATGGCGGCGCAGACGGCGGGGCGGTGAGCAAGCAAGGCGCGATCGAGAAGGATCTGAATTTGGCGATTGCGCTGCAATTGCGCGACTATTTGCAGCAAGCAGGCGCTATCGTCGTCATGACTCGTGAAGGCGATTATGATCTGGCTCAAGAAGGCACCCGAAAGCCAAGCAGGAGAAAGACGGAAGATTTAGTACAGCGGGTTCAGTATGTGAAGGATCAGAATGCCAGCATGTTTATAAGCATTCATATGAATAGTATACCTTCACCGCGATGGTCCGGCGCCCAGACCTTCTTTTATCCGAATCATCCGGATAATTCGCTGCTCGCTTCCTTTATCCAAGACGAGATTCGCCGAAATCTGGAGAACACGGAGCGGCTTCCGGCGAAGAAAAACGATGTATATGTGTTGAAAGCGATGGAGAATATTCCGACAACGTTGGTGGAAGTCGGATTCTTATCCAATCCGAGCGAAGCCGGGCGGCTGGTGGATGCCGATTATCAGAAGAAGGTAGCGGCCTCCATCTATCAAGGAATTTTGCGTTACAGCGCAGGGGAAAAGTGGGGGGCGAAGCAGGGGAAATCCGGAAGCTGA
- a CDS encoding stage II sporulation protein M, producing the protein MFAWRELTGHMKSMRHYLAFSTIILLAGMVVGGTNPMLDTFIRGQIDGLRQVAETIDSSANPTIGFMVFIFFNNVIKSILVMYLGALFGIVPILFLAINGMILGYFVSQAAAQGGDVLFTIVVKGLLPHGILEIPAIIIACAYGLRFGKLSFQGIGAAFGRKPGWGKEVERFVVRTVPVMVLLVVMLLAAAVIESTFTVWLLSR; encoded by the coding sequence ATGTTTGCATGGCGTGAACTAACCGGCCACATGAAGTCTATGAGGCATTACCTGGCGTTCAGCACGATCATACTTCTTGCAGGGATGGTAGTCGGCGGGACGAACCCGATGCTCGACACCTTCATACGCGGACAGATCGACGGTCTGCGTCAAGTAGCGGAAACCATTGATTCAAGCGCGAATCCGACGATTGGATTCATGGTATTTATCTTCTTCAACAACGTGATCAAATCGATATTAGTCATGTATCTGGGCGCATTATTCGGCATCGTTCCGATTCTGTTCCTCGCGATCAACGGCATGATACTGGGTTACTTTGTAAGCCAGGCGGCTGCGCAGGGGGGCGACGTGCTGTTCACGATCGTCGTTAAAGGATTGCTGCCGCACGGCATACTAGAAATACCGGCAATCATTATTGCCTGTGCGTACGGCTTGCGTTTCGGAAAATTATCGTTTCAAGGCATAGGTGCTGCATTTGGGAGGAAGCCGGGCTGGGGAAAAGAAGTGGAACGCTTCGTTGTTCGTACTGTACCGGTCATGGTATTGCTCGTTGTGATGCTGCTGGCAGCCGCTGTCATTGAAAGTACTTTTACGGTCTGGCTGTTGTCGAGGTAA
- a CDS encoding Mrp/NBP35 family ATP-binding protein, whose translation MLTREDVLAAAEAIAAEYNSADSTAAFRDIVVKEGQVAMTVVGISEAAQPSFEAALRQALAERGVEKVHCRFRTSEGQTPAAGSTQQSQGGAASGNPVQGHGAGLEEHPLLRAGSGVQFIAIASGKGGVGKSTVTVNLAVALARKGKRVGIIDADIYGFSVPDMMGIDERPEVVNERVIPIKKFGVSVMSMGFFVEDNAPIVWRGPMLGKMLRNFFAEIEWGELDYLLLDLPPGTGDVAMDVHQIIPQSKEIIVTTPHATAAFVAARAGAMAIKTEHEIIGVIENMSYYVCSKCGEPEYIFGRGGGGKLAESLNTEMLAQIPLGQPDNHPSEPDFSPSVYKAQHPIGQIYLEVADKVIASCGV comes from the coding sequence ATGTTGACCCGTGAGGACGTATTAGCGGCCGCCGAAGCGATAGCGGCCGAATATAATAGCGCGGATTCGACTGCGGCCTTCCGTGATATAGTCGTGAAGGAAGGGCAAGTGGCCATGACCGTTGTGGGAATCAGCGAGGCGGCGCAGCCTTCATTCGAGGCTGCGCTTCGTCAAGCGCTGGCAGAGCGTGGCGTGGAGAAGGTGCATTGCAGATTCAGGACTTCTGAGGGGCAAACGCCTGCCGCGGGAAGCACGCAGCAGTCACAAGGAGGAGCAGCCTCAGGAAACCCGGTGCAGGGTCACGGGGCAGGTCTTGAAGAGCATCCGCTTCTGAGGGCCGGGAGCGGGGTACAATTCATTGCAATCGCCAGCGGCAAGGGCGGAGTAGGCAAATCTACGGTAACGGTTAATCTGGCGGTAGCCCTGGCACGCAAAGGCAAGCGTGTCGGCATAATCGATGCGGACATCTACGGCTTCAGCGTGCCGGATATGATGGGCATCGATGAACGGCCGGAGGTTGTAAACGAGCGGGTCATACCGATTAAGAAATTCGGCGTAAGCGTCATGTCGATGGGCTTCTTCGTGGAAGATAACGCTCCAATCGTATGGCGCGGACCTATGCTCGGCAAGATGCTGCGGAATTTCTTTGCCGAAATCGAATGGGGCGAGCTCGACTACCTGCTGCTTGATCTTCCGCCTGGAACAGGGGATGTCGCGATGGACGTTCATCAGATCATCCCGCAGAGCAAAGAAATTATCGTAACGACGCCGCATGCGACTGCGGCCTTCGTAGCCGCCCGTGCAGGTGCGATGGCCATCAAGACGGAGCATGAAATTATAGGCGTCATCGAGAATATGTCCTATTATGTTTGCAGCAAGTGCGGCGAACCGGAATATATCTTCGGCCGGGGAGGCGGCGGGAAATTAGCCGAGTCGTTAAACACCGAGATGCTGGCGCAAATCCCGCTTGGACAACCGGACAACCATCCGTCGGAACCGGATTTCTCGCCATCGGTATATAAAGCCCAACACCCGATAGGTCAGATTTATTTAGAAGTGGCTGATAAAGTTATCGCAAGCTGCGGAGTGTAA
- the gerD gene encoding spore germination lipoprotein GerD: MFKRIVLAAASLMLAVVLTSCGSEPSGGQSEALGYKDIKTMVIDILKTEDAQKALQESSMSGSSGTGIKTMSLQDQEQLRMTVKETLVSPEYHKVIEKLMTDPKFAGEFAKSISKENKQLHKDLMKDPTYQSDLIKVLKNPEMEKMILEVLDSAQYRKQISTIMQESMQSPIYRMEMLELLKKAVSEELKPKEQKKSGEKKGGGGGEGGGGGEGGGEESEGMSSGS; this comes from the coding sequence ATGTTTAAACGCATTGTTCTGGCGGCCGCTTCCCTGATGTTGGCTGTCGTGCTTACGAGCTGTGGCTCGGAACCTTCAGGCGGACAAAGTGAAGCGCTCGGCTACAAGGACATCAAAACAATGGTCATTGACATACTGAAGACGGAAGATGCACAAAAGGCGCTGCAGGAATCATCCATGAGCGGAAGCAGCGGAACGGGCATAAAAACAATGTCCCTTCAAGATCAAGAACAGCTTCGCATGACGGTGAAGGAGACGCTAGTCTCTCCGGAATACCACAAAGTGATCGAGAAGCTGATGACCGATCCCAAGTTTGCCGGGGAATTCGCCAAATCGATCAGCAAGGAGAATAAACAGCTCCATAAAGACTTAATGAAGGATCCTACTTATCAAAGCGATCTCATAAAAGTTCTGAAAAATCCAGAAATGGAAAAGATGATCCTTGAGGTGCTCGACAGCGCTCAATACCGCAAGCAAATTTCTACCATTATGCAGGAATCCATGCAAAGCCCTATTTACCGTATGGAAATGCTGGAGCTGCTAAAGAAAGCCGTTTCGGAAGAGCTGAAGCCGAAGGAACAGAAGAAATCCGGTGAAAAGAAAGGCGGCGGCGGCGGCGAAGGTGGCGGTGGTGGAGAAGGCGGCGGCGAGGAATCCGAAGGAATGAGCAGTGGATCTTAA
- a CDS encoding LysR family transcriptional regulator, producing the protein MLEKLDGRIVQTFIAVYEERSISRAAERLGYVQSTVTIQLRTLEEAFGEKLFERLPRGVEPTEAGMKAAPFFYRFIQLGEVMQEAMLTRDEPSGEVRIRVLESFCVTQMPMFFRHFLEQHPQIRIRTETGFQKDITEELLKHRIDYGIVPIDPQIEQIVFYPLVQDELVCVIPDSLASRELARDRASLEREPVISFGSRCIYHTFAAQALAGAGIGLQEQLEFGSLQMVKQMVKEGMGLAMLPLSSVRSEVERGELHILVLEKTIPLQHGLIVHKERLLGTAANLFRDAVLEWFQVKG; encoded by the coding sequence ATGCTGGAGAAGCTCGATGGACGCATTGTACAGACATTTATCGCGGTATACGAAGAAAGGAGCATAAGTCGAGCGGCGGAAAGGCTTGGTTACGTCCAATCGACGGTTACGATCCAGCTTCGGACATTAGAAGAAGCATTCGGTGAAAAGCTGTTCGAGCGTCTGCCCAGAGGCGTCGAACCGACGGAAGCCGGAATGAAAGCCGCTCCATTCTTCTACCGGTTTATTCAGCTGGGCGAAGTGATGCAGGAAGCAATGCTGACCCGGGATGAGCCGTCAGGCGAAGTGCGGATTCGCGTGCTGGAATCGTTCTGTGTCACGCAGATGCCCATGTTCTTCCGCCACTTCCTGGAGCAGCATCCACAGATCAGGATCCGCACCGAGACGGGGTTTCAAAAAGATATTACAGAGGAACTGTTGAAGCATCGGATCGATTACGGCATCGTGCCGATCGATCCTCAGATCGAGCAGATCGTCTTCTATCCGCTTGTTCAAGATGAGCTGGTATGCGTCATTCCGGACAGCTTGGCTTCCAGAGAGCTTGCGCGCGACAGAGCCAGCCTGGAACGGGAACCTGTCATATCGTTTGGCAGCCGCTGCATCTATCACACCTTCGCCGCTCAAGCGCTGGCAGGCGCTGGGATCGGGCTTCAAGAGCAGCTGGAATTCGGCAGTTTGCAGATGGTCAAACAAATGGTGAAAGAAGGTATGGGGCTCGCGATGCTGCCGCTATCGTCGGTTCGAAGCGAGGTTGAGCGTGGGGAGCTGCACATCCTTGTGTTGGAGAAGACGATTCCGCTGCAGCATGGCCTGATTGTGCATAAAGAGCGCTTGCTTGGAACGGCGGCTAACTTGTTCCGGGATGCCGTTCTTGAGTGGTTTCAAGTGAAGGGATAA
- the pdaB gene encoding polysaccharide deacetylase family sporulation protein PdaB, producing MNMFYVVNGRKIKRYFLICVGIVFAAGVIYAEKDNITVFAPQQPAAIYSIPTDKKIIALTFDISWGEKRALPILNVLKEKQVNKATFFLSAPWSQTHPDIVKKIVDDGYEVGSHGHKHDNYSTFSDEEIRQQITTAHTILSQVTGKAPNLIRLPNGDFDKRVLRIAEELNYKVIQWDTDSMDWMNIGTDKIINRVVEKAHPGDIVLLHASDSSKQTHEALPVIIDQLRAKGYEFVSVSELIAQTEVQGKTVQDKTAMYQQLDASAGF from the coding sequence ATGAACATGTTTTATGTCGTGAACGGACGCAAAATAAAGCGTTACTTTCTTATCTGTGTCGGAATCGTGTTCGCAGCCGGGGTTATTTATGCCGAGAAAGACAACATCACGGTTTTTGCGCCTCAACAGCCTGCTGCGATCTACAGTATCCCTACCGATAAGAAAATTATCGCTCTGACGTTCGACATTAGCTGGGGGGAAAAACGGGCGTTGCCCATACTTAATGTACTAAAAGAAAAGCAAGTCAACAAAGCGACCTTCTTCTTGTCCGCACCCTGGAGTCAAACCCATCCCGATATTGTGAAGAAGATCGTCGATGACGGCTATGAGGTCGGCAGCCATGGACATAAACACGATAATTACAGTACGTTCAGCGACGAAGAGATCCGTCAGCAAATTACAACTGCCCATACGATTCTATCCCAGGTGACGGGTAAAGCGCCGAACTTGATTCGGCTTCCAAACGGGGATTTTGACAAGAGGGTGCTCCGCATCGCGGAAGAGCTTAACTACAAGGTCATTCAGTGGGATACCGATTCCATGGATTGGATGAACATCGGCACGGACAAAATAATAAACCGCGTCGTGGAGAAAGCGCACCCCGGCGATATCGTCCTTCTCCATGCCAGCGATTCCAGCAAACAAACCCACGAGGCGCTCCCGGTTATTATCGATCAGCTCCGGGCCAAGGGCTATGAATTCGTATCCGTGTCTGAACTAATCGCCCAAACGGAGGTTCAAGGCAAGACGGTTCAGGATAAAACAGCCATGTACCAGCAGCTGGATGCTTCTGCAGGCTTTTAA
- a CDS encoding KinB-signaling pathway activation protein has translation MNLRKWFFLFWSTAAVGAVVTIIIGTIMQWTDASFGFMGLEAAGFNALMMALVGLMFGVFSQMGFFAYLTLNYIALSVLRKKYLWNALQAYTTLFAIGGMGYILYQNREAFQNNWLFWVLPLALAAASWMVSYFKVKQTNNGAFIPTLFLLFVVTMLEAWPTLSGESNPTAIVFMMVPLFACNAYQIMWLHRLLRKDTTETTDPAANAKPAV, from the coding sequence GTGAATTTACGCAAATGGTTTTTCTTGTTTTGGAGTACCGCGGCCGTAGGTGCGGTAGTAACCATCATCATTGGGACGATCATGCAATGGACAGATGCTTCTTTCGGCTTTATGGGACTAGAAGCAGCTGGCTTTAACGCACTCATGATGGCGCTTGTGGGGTTGATGTTCGGGGTGTTTAGCCAGATGGGGTTCTTTGCGTATTTAACCCTTAACTACATTGCCTTGAGTGTTCTCCGCAAAAAATACCTTTGGAATGCATTACAAGCCTACACGACGTTATTTGCTATCGGCGGTATGGGTTATATCCTGTACCAGAATCGGGAGGCTTTCCAGAATAATTGGCTGTTCTGGGTTCTGCCGCTTGCACTTGCCGCAGCCTCATGGATGGTTTCTTATTTCAAAGTAAAACAAACGAACAATGGGGCGTTCATCCCGACCTTGTTCCTGCTCTTTGTCGTAACGATGCTGGAAGCATGGCCGACGCTGTCCGGCGAGAGCAATCCGACCGCCATTGTCTTTATGATGGTTCCTTTGTTCGCATGCAATGCCTACCAAATCATGTGGCTTCATCGTCTGCTTCGGAAAGATACAACGGAAACGACCGACCCCGCAGCGAATGCGAAGCCGGCCGTGTAG
- a CDS encoding DJ-1/PfpI family protein, whose amino-acid sequence MIKGFRLGIYVFKDAEVIDYAAPYGVFSVARRFDPALEAFLISDAMRPVQTQAGLTVLPNYAFQDKPHMDAFLIPGGFGTRQEMYNRRLHSYIHQLPHHCLLTSVCTGSWIYGHMGLLDGIAATNRKEPDRLESSNMGKVPIDRLAEIAPACRISRARLVDAGRIVTAGGIASGMEMGFHLLRRAGYDEAFIADVARTMEYGSAYQMYKDDVEYDSVHEAFIP is encoded by the coding sequence ATGATCAAAGGTTTTCGATTAGGGATTTATGTATTCAAGGATGCGGAGGTCATCGACTATGCGGCACCATATGGCGTCTTCTCCGTGGCCAGGCGGTTCGATCCCGCATTGGAGGCATTCCTGATCAGCGATGCAATGCGTCCCGTCCAAACTCAAGCCGGTCTTACGGTTCTGCCTAACTACGCCTTCCAGGATAAGCCTCACATGGATGCGTTCCTCATTCCCGGAGGATTCGGGACTCGACAAGAAATGTATAACAGGCGGCTTCACAGCTACATTCACCAGCTCCCTCATCACTGCCTTCTTACTAGCGTATGCACCGGTTCATGGATCTACGGTCATATGGGGTTACTGGACGGTATTGCGGCTACCAACCGGAAAGAGCCTGACCGGCTGGAATCATCGAATATGGGCAAGGTTCCGATTGACCGATTGGCGGAAATTGCACCGGCTTGCCGGATCTCTCGGGCGCGACTTGTCGATGCCGGGCGGATCGTCACCGCAGGCGGGATTGCTTCCGGTATGGAGATGGGATTCCATCTGCTTCGAAGAGCCGGGTATGACGAAGCATTCATCGCTGATGTTGCTCGTACGATGGAATACGGTTCCGCTTATCAAATGTACAAAGATGATGTGGAGTATGATTCGGTACATGAAGCATTTATCCCCTGA
- a CDS encoding Gfo/Idh/MocA family protein produces MTKIKVGIVGARGLSTLLGFQSCPEAEVVALCDLDEALLKEAALRHHIPNTYRIYEDMLESDIDAVVVSSPMQLHVPQTLAALDAGKHVLSEVTAGVTMDELWWLKDAVEKYGKVYMMAENYCYIPENQLISNMVEQGLFGDVYFGEGEYLHDIKSLAVGYNRPTSGSAGSRTSWRKYWQLGKRGAFYPTHSLGPVMKWFKHDRIKSVTCLGTGWHTAPELRQEDTTITLCQLESGKLIKLRIDCISERPHNMSYYTLQGTKGCYEAPRGLGDQHKIWLASDQAGEHPEWRPLKDYYTYLPDRYKNVTAEQKAAGHWGGDYFIVQDFVDAIAKNAKPAIDVYEACEWTAVGLLSELSVMNGGKSMDMPDFRNSSSYRDQIIKL; encoded by the coding sequence ATGACGAAGATTAAGGTCGGTATTGTCGGAGCGAGAGGTTTAAGCACCTTATTGGGATTTCAGTCCTGTCCTGAAGCAGAAGTCGTCGCGCTATGCGATTTGGACGAGGCGTTATTGAAAGAAGCAGCGCTGAGACATCATATTCCGAACACCTACCGCATCTACGAGGATATGCTAGAATCGGATATTGATGCCGTCGTCGTATCCTCACCGATGCAGCTGCATGTCCCTCAGACGCTTGCCGCGCTCGATGCCGGCAAGCATGTGCTGAGTGAAGTGACCGCTGGTGTTACCATGGACGAATTGTGGTGGCTGAAGGATGCTGTCGAGAAGTACGGCAAGGTGTACATGATGGCCGAGAATTACTGCTACATCCCGGAGAACCAGCTTATTAGCAACATGGTCGAGCAAGGATTATTCGGTGACGTATACTTTGGCGAAGGGGAATACCTTCATGACATTAAAAGCTTGGCGGTCGGCTATAACCGTCCAACCAGCGGATCGGCCGGCAGCAGAACCTCCTGGAGGAAATATTGGCAGCTTGGAAAGCGCGGCGCCTTCTACCCTACTCACAGTCTGGGTCCGGTCATGAAATGGTTCAAGCACGACCGTATCAAATCCGTTACCTGTCTGGGAACGGGATGGCATACCGCGCCTGAGCTCCGTCAGGAAGACACGACCATCACCTTATGCCAGCTCGAAAGCGGCAAGCTGATCAAGCTCCGTATCGACTGCATTTCCGAACGTCCGCACAATATGTCCTACTACACCCTTCAAGGCACTAAAGGCTGCTACGAGGCGCCACGGGGATTAGGAGACCAGCACAAAATATGGCTTGCCTCCGATCAAGCTGGCGAGCATCCGGAATGGCGGCCGTTGAAGGATTACTACACCTATTTGCCAGACCGGTACAAGAATGTAACCGCTGAGCAAAAAGCTGCCGGCCACTGGGGTGGCGATTATTTTATCGTGCAAGACTTCGTCGATGCGATTGCGAAGAACGCCAAGCCTGCCATCGACGTCTATGAAGCCTGTGAGTGGACAGCGGTCGGCCTGCTCTCCGAGCTTTCGGTCATGAACGGCGGGAAGTCGATGGATATGCCTGATTTTCGTAACAGCTCTTCTTACCGGGATCAAATTATCAAGTTATAA